In one Terriglobales bacterium genomic region, the following are encoded:
- a CDS encoding FAD-dependent oxidoreductase, translating into MSEPLNRAPEGPVQDTIIDSHSTACCIAGGGPGGMMLALLLARNGVPVTLLEAHKDFDRDFRGDTVHPSILENLDEIGLAAPLHQLQHAKVYGPTLRSAGSSFSPFDFRKLKTRFPYVMLIPQARFLEFLAAEAGKYPHFRLVMGARVETLVEENGAVSGVRYMAADGLHEVRAALTVGADGRFSMVRKLAGFEPIKTSPPMDILWFRLPHVPGDLPEGEGRVLGGFGEGKILAVFDRFDYWQVGYVFPKGRYQELRAAGLEALRKSIAAIEPRFAEHVRSLTDWHQLSLLSVESSRCPRWYKPGLLLIGDAAHVMSPVGGLGINYAIQDAVVAANLLSGPLKAGRLQVSDLARVQRKREWPTRIIQAVQAFAQNRIIGSVLSSPGAAPSLPWFARMAFRIPAVRNIPARLMAFGIARAHVKDLRS; encoded by the coding sequence ATGTCCGAACCGTTGAACAGAGCGCCCGAGGGTCCCGTGCAGGACACCATCATCGATTCTCATTCCACCGCCTGCTGCATCGCTGGCGGCGGACCCGGAGGCATGATGCTGGCGCTGCTGCTGGCTCGCAATGGCGTCCCGGTCACGCTGCTGGAGGCCCATAAGGATTTCGACCGGGATTTCCGCGGCGATACCGTCCACCCCTCCATCCTCGAGAATCTGGATGAGATCGGCCTGGCGGCTCCCCTGCACCAGCTTCAGCACGCCAAGGTCTACGGGCCGACCCTGCGCTCCGCGGGCTCGAGCTTCAGCCCTTTCGATTTTCGCAAGCTGAAGACGCGCTTCCCTTACGTCATGCTGATCCCCCAGGCACGGTTTCTGGAATTCCTGGCGGCCGAGGCTGGCAAGTACCCCCACTTCCGGCTGGTGATGGGAGCCCGGGTGGAAACGCTCGTCGAAGAAAACGGCGCGGTCTCCGGCGTTCGCTACATGGCTGCGGACGGCTTGCATGAGGTGCGAGCCGCTCTGACCGTTGGCGCGGATGGCCGCTTCTCCATGGTGCGGAAGCTGGCCGGCTTTGAGCCCATCAAGACCTCGCCGCCCATGGACATCCTCTGGTTCCGGCTGCCCCACGTTCCCGGTGACCTGCCGGAAGGGGAGGGTCGCGTGCTGGGCGGGTTCGGAGAGGGCAAGATCCTGGCGGTCTTCGACCGCTTCGACTACTGGCAGGTGGGCTACGTGTTTCCCAAGGGGAGGTACCAGGAGTTGCGCGCGGCCGGCCTGGAGGCTCTGCGGAAGTCTATCGCCGCCATCGAGCCCCGCTTTGCCGAGCATGTCCGGTCGCTCACCGACTGGCATCAACTGTCGCTGCTATCTGTGGAATCAAGCCGCTGCCCGCGCTGGTACAAGCCCGGCCTGTTGCTGATCGGGGACGCCGCGCACGTCATGTCTCCGGTGGGCGGCCTTGGCATCAACTACGCCATTCAGGACGCGGTGGTCGCGGCCAATCTGCTTTCTGGGCCGCTCAAAGCGGGTCGGTTGCAAGTCAGTGATCTGGCTCGCGTCCAGCGCAAGCGTGAATGGCCTACCCGGATCATCCAGGCGGTGCAGGCCTTCGCCCAGAATCGGATCATCGGCAGCGTTCTCAGTTCCCCCGGCGCGGCG